In Anaerolineales bacterium, one DNA window encodes the following:
- a CDS encoding toll/interleukin-1 receptor domain-containing protein: MKKHLKKTTIKVFLCHAHADRDLVRVLCARLKRDHVEPWLDTEALLPGQNWAYEIHRAILGSDVVIVCLSQGFSQQHGYRHEELKLALEKAKMLPMDDIFIIPVRLEECDPPDSLRHLHRVDLFGKDGYQILLRALRRRDSLKG; the protein is encoded by the coding sequence ATGAAGAAGCATTTGAAAAAAACAACGATCAAGGTTTTCCTGTGCCATGCCCACGCGGACCGTGATCTCGTGCGCGTGTTGTGCGCACGGCTGAAAAGAGATCATGTCGAGCCGTGGTTGGATACGGAAGCCCTACTGCCCGGCCAGAACTGGGCATATGAGATCCACAGGGCGATCCTTGGGAGCGACGTGGTGATCGTCTGTCTTTCGCAGGGCTTCAGCCAACAGCATGGATATCGTCACGAGGAATTGAAGCTCGCCCTCGAAAAAGCAAAGATGTTGCCAATGGATGATATCTTCATCATCCCCGTCCGACTGGAAGAATGTGACCCGCCCGATTCCCTGCGACATTTGCACCGCGTGGATCTGTTCGGAAAGGATGGGTATCAAATATTACTGCGTGCATTGCGAAGGCGGGATTCTTTAAAGGGATAG
- a CDS encoding metalloregulator ArsR/SmtB family transcription factor, whose protein sequence is MEILTEKQITAPEIHWDFGTAYELFVSLHVLHEPEYFGIRPAYAASVRARIPVEERKLLEDVFRLTGVPLKWLADLTAPKDAISALWALKQIPPAERLLKLQRVGEPIEFVNEEDKEKHARFDEILQRVASEGKWTEADADHLFKTFHKKHGGMKRDAIERALDWWSRPEELGEGYLSALNAYYQAFFEEDEKRVEPILRAGLENAQTLASKLTFEKLFLELSQGIKLEEEFRAEKFIIAPAFWTTPLIFFEKLDRHTMLMLFGTRPADMSVIPGETVPDALVRSLKALADPTRLKILYYLSHESLTPAEIARRLHLRPPTVTHHLRELRLASLVELSFKQEENRYTIRKQALDQVCGNMRSFLEKAPE, encoded by the coding sequence ATGGAAATCCTGACTGAAAAACAGATCACCGCCCCCGAGATCCATTGGGATTTCGGCACAGCCTACGAACTTTTCGTCAGCTTGCATGTTCTGCATGAGCCTGAATATTTTGGCATACGCCCTGCCTACGCCGCAAGTGTCCGCGCACGCATCCCGGTGGAGGAACGAAAACTGCTCGAAGATGTCTTTCGCCTGACCGGAGTGCCGTTGAAATGGCTTGCCGACCTCACCGCTCCCAAGGATGCCATCAGCGCGCTCTGGGCGCTGAAACAGATTCCCCCCGCCGAACGGTTGCTCAAACTCCAAAGAGTGGGCGAACCCATTGAATTCGTCAATGAAGAAGACAAAGAAAAGCATGCCAGGTTCGATGAAATTCTCCAGCGCGTCGCGTCTGAGGGAAAATGGACGGAAGCGGATGCGGATCATCTTTTCAAGACGTTTCACAAAAAACATGGCGGAATGAAAAGGGACGCCATTGAACGCGCACTGGATTGGTGGAGCCGCCCCGAGGAACTGGGCGAAGGGTACCTCTCCGCCTTGAATGCCTACTACCAGGCATTTTTCGAAGAGGACGAAAAACGCGTCGAACCCATCCTGCGGGCTGGTCTGGAAAACGCGCAGACACTCGCCTCCAAACTGACCTTCGAAAAGTTGTTCCTCGAACTCTCGCAGGGCATCAAACTGGAGGAGGAATTCCGCGCGGAAAAATTCATCATTGCCCCCGCCTTCTGGACGACTCCGTTGATCTTCTTCGAAAAACTTGACAGGCATACCATGCTTATGCTCTTCGGTACGCGCCCGGCGGATATGTCCGTCATCCCCGGTGAGACCGTGCCCGATGCGCTCGTCCGCTCGCTTAAAGCCCTGGCCGACCCGACACGCCTGAAGATCCTCTACTATCTCTCGCATGAAAGCCTGACCCCTGCCGAGATCGCCCGCCGCCTGCACCTCCGCCCGCCCACCGTAACGCATCACTTAAGGGAACTGCGTCTCGCCAGCCTTGTCGAATTATCCTTCAAGCAGGAGGAAAACCGCTACACCATCCGCAAGCAGGCGCTCGACCAGGTCTGCGGCAACATGAGGTCCTTTTTGGAAAAAGCCCCCGAATAA
- a CDS encoding MFS transporter, producing MEEKTSKLFKPFRLLGEYGSHVREFKPNARLYLLNVIITGMVMGVFRLIFNFYALSLGFDEALLGNLITTSSFVALIAALPMGYLADVIGRKASLILSGAMLAFSIIAMALWQTEASLYSMNVISGIAQSLAGVTMSPFLMENSNEKERTYLFSFGQGLQMTMASVGAWVGGYLPTWIGNAQNVSATSSLAYGNSIFIVGIGAGIAILPLAFLKSPRITRSQRAIFAPFEYAAKQPLLLTKLILPMLLTSIGAGLIMPFMNVFFRVVHNQPDPVIGTLFAWGSLAMGIGLLIAPPLAERMGKIQLVVISQALSIPFLILLGFSPIFWVGAATFYIRLALMNMSSPVYQTFIMEHVDPSARATVASLTSMAWNFGWAFSPTISGWLQVQYGFGPPFIGTIILYTISVVMYWAFFWRGSIAAVPATAAAD from the coding sequence ATGGAAGAAAAAACTTCAAAACTCTTCAAGCCGTTCCGCCTGCTCGGTGAATACGGCTCCCACGTCCGCGAGTTCAAGCCGAACGCACGGCTGTATTTGTTGAACGTCATCATCACCGGCATGGTGATGGGCGTCTTCCGCCTGATATTCAACTTTTATGCGCTCAGCCTCGGCTTCGACGAGGCCCTGCTCGGCAACCTCATCACCACCAGCAGTTTCGTCGCCCTCATTGCCGCCCTGCCGATGGGCTACCTCGCAGATGTGATCGGGCGCAAAGCCTCGCTCATCCTTTCAGGCGCGATGCTGGCATTCTCCATCATCGCCATGGCGCTTTGGCAAACCGAAGCCTCGCTCTACAGCATGAACGTCATCTCCGGTATCGCGCAGAGCCTGGCAGGCGTCACCATGTCGCCCTTCCTGATGGAAAACAGCAACGAGAAGGAACGTACGTATCTCTTCAGTTTCGGGCAGGGCTTGCAGATGACAATGGCATCCGTCGGCGCGTGGGTCGGCGGCTACCTCCCCACCTGGATCGGCAACGCGCAAAACGTCTCCGCCACCAGCAGTCTCGCCTATGGCAACTCCATCTTCATCGTCGGCATCGGCGCGGGGATCGCCATCCTGCCGCTGGCCTTCCTGAAATCGCCGCGCATCACCCGCAGTCAACGCGCCATCTTTGCGCCATTTGAATATGCCGCGAAACAGCCGCTCCTGCTCACCAAACTCATCCTGCCCATGTTGCTCACCTCCATCGGCGCGGGGCTGATCATGCCGTTCATGAACGTATTCTTCCGCGTGGTACACAACCAGCCGGACCCGGTCATCGGCACGCTCTTCGCATGGGGTTCGCTGGCCATGGGAATCGGGCTTTTGATCGCCCCGCCGCTCGCCGAACGCATGGGGAAGATACAACTTGTGGTGATCTCGCAGGCGCTCTCCATTCCCTTCCTGATCCTGCTGGGCTTTTCCCCCATCTTCTGGGTCGGCGCCGCCACGTTCTACATCCGCCTTGCGTTGATGAACATGAGTTCCCCCGTTTATCAAACCTTCATCATGGAACACGTGGACCCGTCCGCGCGCGCCACGGTCGCCAGCCTGACCAGCATGGCTTGGAATTTCGGCTGGGCATTCAGCCCCACCATCAGCGGCTGGCTGCAAGTCCAATACGGATTTGGTCCGCCCTTCATCGGCACGATCATCCTCTACACCATCTCGGTTGTCATGTACTGGGCATTCTTCTGGCGCGGGAGCATTGCCGCCGTCCCAGCCACCGCCGCGGCAGATTGA
- a CDS encoding helix-turn-helix transcriptional regulator encodes MEDVHPLPSTNQAAYPVHDPNTDERYQRWIGLSPREQDVTALACLRYTNPQIAARLGLSVGTVRSYLEKVLNKLGLQSKADLRVFFAAWDFSEFERRQDPHR; translated from the coding sequence GTGGAAGATGTTCATCCCCTTCCATCGACAAACCAGGCTGCGTATCCAGTTCACGATCCAAATACGGATGAGCGTTACCAGCGCTGGATCGGCCTCTCCCCGCGCGAGCAGGATGTCACCGCGCTGGCCTGCCTGCGATACACAAACCCCCAGATCGCCGCCCGCCTTGGGCTGTCGGTTGGGACTGTCCGATCCTATCTTGAAAAGGTGCTCAACAAATTGGGGTTACAGAGCAAGGCGGATCTGCGCGTGTTCTTTGCGGCTTGGGACTTCAGTGAATTTGAGAGACGACAAGACCCGCATCGCTGA